Below is a window of Fibrobacter sp. UWB11 DNA.
GGGTAAGCGCGCCTTTTGGGACGTTCCTTCGAAAGCCACAAAATTTCAGTTTTTTGAGCTTCTTTGACGTCTTCGATGAACGCTGCTGCCGAATTTACAGATCTTCCGGTCACGTGTACCATCAAAAGACGGGCTATCGAAACCAGTTTGCCTACGTCTTCTACCTGTTCGGTCGAAATGATGCCGATGACTTGCGGGGCAATCTTTTCGAGGCTTCGAATGTTGTGGTAGAGGGTGCGGAATTCTGTATCCGACGTAGGAATTGCCTTTTTCCCTGCCAAAAAGATGTTTTCGGCAGATGTCGCAATTTGGTCGATGTCATCGACCATGAGGTTTCTTTGAGATAGGTCTACGGCTTGGAAGGGGGTGTTCCCTGCAAAGCGGTGTTTCCCAGAAAAGTCAATTACAACAAAACGCGCACCGGCGTTAAGTGCCAGTGCGAATTTTTGCAAGGCTTCTAAGGGCAATTCGTCTTCGTCAGAAATGGCGAAAAGTGTAAGCCCGCCTTGGTTGTAAAGGCTTTCTAGGACCTTTCTCTGCATGCCTTACTTAGCGGCACCGCGCGGGTAAGAGTAGCCAGAAGGAGGTGCTGCGACGAACTTGTCGACCTGGAGGTAAAGTTCTTCTGCAGATGCTGCCGGGTTGAAGAAAATTTCCTGGTTTCTGTTCTGGCTGCGGCCCTTGATCGGCTCGTTGCGGCGGCCACGGCTAACAATGCCGAGCGGGAGCACTTCAAGGAGCGGGAGGAGGCCGAAGTAGCGGAAAAGGCTGAAGTTCTTCTGCCAAGTGGTGCGTTCTGCCAAAATTGCAAACGTCCCTTCAATGATGGACTTGCTCTGGAGAAGGTCTTCAGAGGTCATCGTCACGAGTTCGTGATTGGTGGGGAAGTTATTCTGGAAGTTTACCATGTCGCCTTTGAGATAGTTGGCGTCGCAAAGGAATACGAATTTCATTGTTTTTCCTGGTTAGATTTAATGGGTTATTTTACAAAATTAGCTTTTTTTGGCCGATTTTGTCATATTTTGAGGGGCTTTGACGGGGGTGAATTCCTAAAAATCACCTAGTTTTACAAAATTTTTACATTTTAAGGTGCGTTTTGGGTGCTTTAGAGTGTTTAAATCTGTATTTGGCTTCAAAATTGCCTTTATTGGAAGAAAATCGGAATTTTGGGCTTTTTTAAAGTCCTTGTTGTGTAACTCGTTGATAGTCCAATAGTTACGAAAAATCGAAGGGTGGGGTAGACGAAAGTCTCATTTTTTGTTAAGAGAAAACATTTGGGCCATTTGGAAAAATATTTACGAAAAGCGTTATATTTATAGACGTTTTTAAGGACGTCATGAGAAATTTCGCTGTGAAATTTTGATTGCGTGTATGGTATCGGAGAATGAAAATGAAAAAATTGAAGAGGTCCATGACGACCTTGCTTGCTTCTGCTAGTGTGATTGCAACGGCTTCGTTCGCTCAAAATCCGGCACCTGCGGCTCCAGCTCCTCAGCCGGCCCCTGCAGCTGCTCCTGTAAGTGAACCTGCCCCCGAACCCGCACCGGCGGTTGCAAATGAAGCACCGCAAATTGGCGGTATTCCTGGTGAATCCATTTTGGAAGGCGGAGCTTTTTCGAAGATTAAACTCGATAATTTTGTAACGGATGACACGGACCAACCCTCGCAGATCCGTTGGAAAGTCAGTGGCAACAAGAACCTCAAGGTAACGATTACTCCGGACCATACGGTTGAGATTGTAACTCCAAGCCCTCTTTGGAATGGTTCCGAAGATATCACCTTTACAGCAACAGACTCCAAGGGCGCTTCAGCTTCTGAAACGGTGAACTTTACTGTTGAATCCGTGAACAATCCGCCGGTAGTTAGCCAAATTCCGAGCCAGGTTGTTGAAGAAGGCAAGCAGTTTGCAAAGATTCGCTTGGATGACTTTGTTAATGACCCGGACCACAAGAAAGACCAAATTACGTGGGATACTGAAGTTGTTCCGGCTGGAGGCCCACAAGCTGATGGTGATTTGTCTGTAACGATTGACGGAAACCGCGTAGCTACGATTGTTATTCCGGATGCTCACTGGTATGGTGCCGCTCGAATCAAGTTTATTGCAAATGACCCGGATTATGGTAGCGATAACAAGACTGCTGCATTTACGGTCTCGCCGATTAATGACCCTCCGGTATTTGCTAAGAAGATTCCTGATCAGGTTATCGAAGAAAAGAATCAGTTTGACATGATTTCTCTTGTCGATTACGTTACGGATCCCGATGACGATGTCATGAAACTCAAGTGGTCTGTGACTGGCAACAAGGACTTGAAGATTGAACTCGATAAGTACGGTTCTGCGATTGTCACGATTCCGAACGAATATTGGAATGGTCAGGAACGTGTGACATTTACCGTGACTGACGCTGCTGGTGCATCTGCCAAGCAGGACGTTTTGTTCAAAGTAAAATCTATCAATGACCCTCCTGAGTTTGTTCAGAACATTCCGGACCAAACGATTGATGAAAAGCAGGAATTTGCTCCGATTCAGCTTGGCCAGTATGTGAAGGACCCGGACCACCGCATTGAAATGCTCAAGTGGGCTGTCTCTGGTGCAAAGGACCTGAAGGTTTCTGTTTCTGGTGGTGTGGCTACAATCCGCATTCCGAACAAAATGTGGAACGGTTCTGAATCCATCAAGTTCAAAGCTTGCGACCCTGATGGCGCTTGTGCTGAATCAGAAGCCATGTTTACGGTCAACTCTGTAAACGACTTGCCGAAGATTATCCGCCCGATTCCGAACCAGAACATCAACGAAAAGCAACAGTTCACCAAAATCAAACTTGATGACTTTGTTAAGGATGAAGACCACAAGAATTCTGAACTTTCCTGGGATGTCGAAGTCAAGCATCAGGGGCAAATGCCGGAAACGGGTACGCTCAATGTGTCTATCGACGAACAGCATGTGGCAACCGTTGAAATCCCGGACCCGAGCTGGTTTGGTAACACGATTGCGACCTTTACTGTGATGGACCCGGAAGGTGGTTCTGCAAAGCAGGATGTTGCTTTGAATGTTCGCTCTGTGAACGATCCGCCGATCTTCAAGAAGATTGCTGACCAGACGATTGACGAAAAGAACGAATTTTCTTCGTTTATCCTGGACGATTACTTGAGCGATGCTGACCATGATTTCTCTAAGCTCAAGATCGAAGTGACTGGCAATCGTGATCTTAAGGTCAATATCGATAACAGATCTCACGAAGTTTCCGTGAAGATTCCGCACGAACAGTGGAATGGTTCTGAAACCTTGACCTTTACGGCAACCGACCCGGAAGGCGCTCGTGCAACGACTTCTGCAAAGTTTACTGTAAAAGCTATTAACGATCCTCCGGTCATGAAGGATATCCGCGAACAGACCATCAAGGAACAGGGTGAATTCAATGTTGTTGAACTTGACAAGCACGTCGAAGACCCTGACCACGCCAAGAATCGCCTCAAGTGGACCATTTCTGGCAACAAGGAACTCAAGGTTGCTCTCGATGCTGGCCATAATGCTCGCATTACTCCGCCGTCTCCGCAGTGGCATGGTGCCGAAGCAATTACATTCAAGGTCTGTGACCCGGATAATGCTTGCGACGAACGTACTGTCAACTTTACGGTTGAATCCGTGAACGACGTGCCGATGTTTATTAGACAGGTAACTCCGCAGTCCATTCGCGAAAAGGGCCAGTTCCAGCCGATCAAGCTTGGCGACATGGTGAAGGACATGGATAACAAGCTCTCGGAACTTACTTTTGCTACAACATGTAGGCCGGCTGCAGGTTCCAAGAAAAGAGAATGTGAACTCAAGGTCAATATCGATGCAAACAAGGTTGCAACGATTGTTATTCCGAACAAGTACTGGAATGGTGCCGAAGAAATTACGTTTACTGTAACGGACCCGGAAGGTGCTAAGGCTACTTCGACCGCACTCTTTACTGTAGAATCTGTGAATGACCTTCCGGAAATTAAGCCGGTTGCGGACCAGACCATTCAAGAAAAGGGTGAATTTAAGCCGTTCAATGTTTCTGAACTCATTTCTGACCCAGATGACCGTTTTGAAGATTTGAAGGTTGACTTTACCGGCAATAAGGACCTTAAGGTTGAAATGACCAAGACTGGCTTGGTGACGGTGAAGACTCCGAACAAGATGTGGAACGGTTCTGAAAAGGTGACGTTCACGGTAACGGATGCTGCTGGTGCCAAGGCTCGCACGACTGCTACGTTTACTGTAGTTTCTGTGAATGACCCGCCGGTTATGAAGGAAATTGCAAGCCAGACTGTCAAGGAAAAAGAATCGTTCAAGCCGATTGAACTTGACAATTTTGTTGAAGACCTTGACCATGCCAAGAATCGCCTCAAGTGGAAGATCGAAGGCAACAAGGAACTCCGCGTTTCTATGGATCCGACGCACAAGGTAACTGTTACGCCTCCGTCTGCAAGCTGGAATGGCTCCGAAAAGGTTCGCTTTACTGTGACGGACCCGGATGGCGCTTCGGATAGCAAGGAAGTTACGTTTACGGTTCTTTCTGTGAACGATGCTCCAGAATTTGTCCGTGATTTGCGTGACCAGTCCATTGATGAAAAGAAACAGTTTCAGCCGATTAAGCTTGCTGACTTTGTCAAGGATCCGGACCATAAGATTACCGATCTCAAGTGGTCGTTCAAGGTTAGCCCGATTAGCCAGGGCTCTAAGAAGAAGGGCGGTGATGAAGAATCTTCCGCTTCTGGCCTTCGCGTGACGGTGGATCCGACTGGTGTTGCTACGGTCAATATCCCTAACAAGTACTGGCATGGCGCTGCAAACATTACGTTTACGGCAACTGACCCGGAAGGTGCTTCTGCAAGCAAGACCGCTCGCTTTGAAGTGCGCTCCGTGAACGATGCTCCGGTAATTGCTGCAAACGCTCCTACTGGTGAAACGATTCTCGAAGGTGGCCGTTTCAAGACTATCGACCTTTCTACTCTCGCCGAAGACCCGGATCATCCGGCTTCTTCCTTGAAGTGGGAAGTGACTGGCAATAGAGACCTCAAGGTGGATATTCGCAAGGACAACACTGTGATTGTTTCTGTTCCGGATAAGCAGTGGAGCGGTAAGGAATCCTTGACGTTTGCCGTGACGGACCCGGAAGGCGCCTATGCTCGCCACAAGATGGTCTTCGAAGTGACTCGTGTGAACGATCCTCCGACATTTGTAAAGCGTATTCCTGACCAGAAGATCAAGGAAAAGGAAACCTTCAAGCAAATCAAGCTTGATGAATTCGTGAAGGACCCGGATAACAAGCCGAACGAACTCCGCTGGAGAATCACTGGTGCAAAGCAGCTCAAGGCTGAAATTTCCCCGAGCCGCGTGCTTACCGTTACTGCTCCGAACAA
It encodes the following:
- a CDS encoding Ig-like domain-containing protein; protein product: MKKLKRSMTTLLASASVIATASFAQNPAPAAPAPQPAPAAAPVSEPAPEPAPAVANEAPQIGGIPGESILEGGAFSKIKLDNFVTDDTDQPSQIRWKVSGNKNLKVTITPDHTVEIVTPSPLWNGSEDITFTATDSKGASASETVNFTVESVNNPPVVSQIPSQVVEEGKQFAKIRLDDFVNDPDHKKDQITWDTEVVPAGGPQADGDLSVTIDGNRVATIVIPDAHWYGAARIKFIANDPDYGSDNKTAAFTVSPINDPPVFAKKIPDQVIEEKNQFDMISLVDYVTDPDDDVMKLKWSVTGNKDLKIELDKYGSAIVTIPNEYWNGQERVTFTVTDAAGASAKQDVLFKVKSINDPPEFVQNIPDQTIDEKQEFAPIQLGQYVKDPDHRIEMLKWAVSGAKDLKVSVSGGVATIRIPNKMWNGSESIKFKACDPDGACAESEAMFTVNSVNDLPKIIRPIPNQNINEKQQFTKIKLDDFVKDEDHKNSELSWDVEVKHQGQMPETGTLNVSIDEQHVATVEIPDPSWFGNTIATFTVMDPEGGSAKQDVALNVRSVNDPPIFKKIADQTIDEKNEFSSFILDDYLSDADHDFSKLKIEVTGNRDLKVNIDNRSHEVSVKIPHEQWNGSETLTFTATDPEGARATTSAKFTVKAINDPPVMKDIREQTIKEQGEFNVVELDKHVEDPDHAKNRLKWTISGNKELKVALDAGHNARITPPSPQWHGAEAITFKVCDPDNACDERTVNFTVESVNDVPMFIRQVTPQSIREKGQFQPIKLGDMVKDMDNKLSELTFATTCRPAAGSKKRECELKVNIDANKVATIVIPNKYWNGAEEITFTVTDPEGAKATSTALFTVESVNDLPEIKPVADQTIQEKGEFKPFNVSELISDPDDRFEDLKVDFTGNKDLKVEMTKTGLVTVKTPNKMWNGSEKVTFTVTDAAGAKARTTATFTVVSVNDPPVMKEIASQTVKEKESFKPIELDNFVEDLDHAKNRLKWKIEGNKELRVSMDPTHKVTVTPPSASWNGSEKVRFTVTDPDGASDSKEVTFTVLSVNDAPEFVRDLRDQSIDEKKQFQPIKLADFVKDPDHKITDLKWSFKVSPISQGSKKKGGDEESSASGLRVTVDPTGVATVNIPNKYWHGAANITFTATDPEGASASKTARFEVRSVNDAPVIAANAPTGETILEGGRFKTIDLSTLAEDPDHPASSLKWEVTGNRDLKVDIRKDNTVIVSVPDKQWSGKESLTFAVTDPEGAYARHKMVFEVTRVNDPPTFVKRIPDQKIKEKETFKQIKLDEFVKDPDNKPNELRWRITGAKQLKAEISPSRVLTVTAPNKDFWCAPEMMMLEVSDPDGAKTSQTITFEITSVNDPPVLRDIPPQRIREKGQFKDIDLSKLVRDPDNTMEQLSWSVKVIKPEAEHAKKSKKGKKGKKDDDDDDEPVVKDPFSVVIYKGGLAHIEIADKYWHGERNVVFTVKDPDGATDSKTVNFVVESVNDAPVIRPILAQTIKEKEQFEPIDLTKFISDPDHPMSSLKFEIAPTRALKASINSKKQLVVSTPDKYWNGAEKIRLDVTDPEGARASQQIEFSVTPVNDPPVIVKDIPGQKIKEKERFTMVDLTQIVKDPDNKPNELKWSVSGNNELTVDIKNGRATVTTPNPNWFGKETITFTVMDPAGDKQSSKATFEVIPVNDPPKFKPIPPQVIDEKKTFPAIDLTKFVTDPDNSLSELKWSIDGENPFASAAPAKSHKKDKKKDKKKKKHVEEEPAPKFGKHELKYNISEKGILTVEIPDKYWNGTETVTVNVFDPSKEKASTEIRFTVKSVNDLPVVKEIPGQTTLEGKAFKPIHLDEFVSDPDHKKNEIRWTVSGAKNLDVRINGSHVAEIKPRRDNWFGDETIIFTATDPAGGSDKSVVKFVVKHVNAPPVMRDIPDFTIRENQNEGVIATIKLDQYARDKDHNFDDLKWKFTGQKQLQVNYDKAKKTVIVSMPYSHWKGKPERITFTVTDPDGGTAHKTATFTVIAVNNAPEAKPLSYQTREGEVLKVPASTGLMSAAKDPDGDKLEAVKTVMKPRNGRIVLNEKNGSFEYTPNKGFSGIDEFTYKVFDPSGLGSKVTNVEISVQFKPKDVRSNSSNNKKKK